Part of the Pseudoliparis swirei isolate HS2019 ecotype Mariana Trench chromosome 3, NWPU_hadal_v1, whole genome shotgun sequence genome, CTCTCTAGCGGAGTGGTGGCTCTTAAAAGAgccgttgttgttgtggtggtgttgttgtgtctACTTCTTGGCGGCCTTCTCGGTCTTCTTGGGCAGCAGCACCGCCTGGATGTTGGGCAGCACGCCGCCCTGAGCGATGGTCACTCCGCCGAGCAGCTTGTTGAGCTCCTCGTCGTTGCGGACCGCCAGCTGCAGGTGACGGGGGATAATGCGGGTCTTCTTGTTGTCGCGGGCCGCGTTCCCGGCCAGCTCCAGGATCTCAGCGGTCAGATACTCCAGCACCGCCGCCAGGTACACCGGAGCTCCGGCGCCGACACGCCGGGCGTAGTTGCCCTTCCTCAAGTGCCTGTGGACACGgcccacggggaactggagGCCGGCCCTGGAGGACCTGGTCTTGGCCTTCGCTCTGGTCTTACCGGCTCCCTTTCCACGTCCAGACATGTTGTAGCTGTTGGTCTCTCAGTCAACTCACAGAGCAGAGTGTCCTCACCCCGGCTACACCGGGTCTTTATAACAGTCAGCCTGCTCTGTGATTGGTCAACGAGATCGGAGCTAtcatcggccaatcagagaacTGCTCCGTTCAGCTTCATGCGTTTGAAAAAGACATGTTGATGAAGCAAGTTTAAGGATCATTTCTTGCAACACAGGTGTCTTCATTAGGAGCCTTTTgtaccacaacacacacaggtgtacaTTCCTGTGCTACAGTTTATGAATCATCATAAGCCACAACATAACAAATAACCTCTAACTCATTTAAATACGGCTTTGTTGGTAGGTTACATACAATTAATCGTCAGAAAGGAAATGTTTGTTTATGAGAAGTAATTTACTAAATACACAAGCCAATTGTCTAACATCAAGAAccagattaaaaacaataaCTTCTTCAGCGGAAGTATTAATATTGACCATGAATTGCATAATAATCTAAAACCATTAAAgatgtatttaatgttttatttgacaTGTTTGAGGAAATCAAGTTaaattacatgacatgtcacttaggagacgcttttatccaaagcgacttaaaataagtgcatcaacctagagtacaaactaagaagaataaagaaagtaacatttcctcaacatagtcaaactacaaaagtaccataataagagctatttaagagccaccgaagttataatctgtgttttaattcagatagtcagaaaagatgtgtttttagtagtgctgtgaaaaataactgttaattaaattacaggtt contains:
- the LOC130191855 gene encoding late histone H2A.L3 — encoded protein: MSGRGKGAGKTRAKAKTRSSRAGLQFPVGRVHRHLRKGNYARRVGAGAPVYLAAVLEYLTAEILELAGNAARDNKKTRIIPRHLQLAVRNDEELNKLLGGVTIAQGGVLPNIQAVLLPKKTEKAAKK